ACTTGTGCCTGTTCTGAACCGGTTTGGCGTCTCTGATATTCAAGTGGAACATGGCGAACGGCGGCAAGGCGATGTGCAGCGCAATTTTTCGGATACGGCAAAGGCGAGAAAAGTGTTGGGTTGGGAGTGTCAGGAGGAACTGGATTCAGGGCTTGAGAAAACAATTTCGTGGTTTCTGAAGAAGTAGTGATTGATGTTTTTACCTTAATGTTGGTTTTGTTTATGACTTTTTTATCCATTAGCAGTTGTGATTGGAATACGTAAAATGAATGTCGACATACAATATAAAAGTTTATCGCTAGATAAAAACAACATAGATGTTCGTCCAGGTGATTGGGTGGTTATAAAGCCTAATCTTGTCAAAGAATGTAAAGAAAGTGATGAAAGTGAATGGGAAAGTGTTATAACTTCGCCTGCTTTAATTGATAGGGTTTGTGAAATTGTTTGTGAAAAGCTTAATGGGAAAGGAAAAATATCAATCTGTGATGCTCCGCAAACAGATTCATCATTTTTTAAAATATCTGAAAGAGCTGGTCTTTACGCTATAGCTAAAAAATATATGGCTCGATATCAAATATCGATTGAGGTTTTCGATCTGAGAAATGAAGAATGGACTAATAAAAAAGGAATCATTTCCGAGCGCAAAAAACTTAGCGGGGATCCACAAGGTTCTATAGCTTTTAATGTGGGACGCGCTAGTTTTTTTTATGGTTATAGGGGTGAAGGTAAATATTATGGCGCTGACTATGATAGTGCTATAGTGAATAAACACCATTGTGGGGAAAAGCAGGAATACCTCATTTGTGCTACACCTGTACTTTGCGATGTTTTAATCAATATGCCTAAACTTAAAACGCATAAAAAAACCGGCGTTACGTTAAGTTTAAAAAATTTGGTAGGAATTAATGCCGATAAGAATTGGCTGCCACACCATACTGAAGGGGATCCTTCATCCGGTGGTGATCAGTTTCCTGAACTTTCGTTCAAGAAGAGACTTGAACAGGTGGCAGTTAGAAATGTTAGAAGAATGGCCCTAGCGATACCATTGTTGGGGCCTAAAATGGCTCAATATTTGCGAAAAGCTGGGACTAAAACTTTTGGCAGTGGAGACGAGGTCATTCGAAGCGGGAATTGGTATGGTAATGATACTACTTGGCGTATGGTACTGGACTTGAATCGATGTCTTTTGTATGGGAATCCAGATGGCACCTTGCGCACATCAAATCCAAAGCGATATTATACAGTTATAGATGGCATTGTCGGCATGGAAGGCAATGGCCCCATGCAGGGCGAGCCTGTGGCAAGCGACCTAGTCATCTCCGGCGCTGACCCAGTTGCGACGGATATGGTAGCCGCCAAACTAATGGGGTTTGATTGGCGCAAAATTCCTGTTATTCGAGAGGCTTTCAAGGTGCAAAATTATCCCATTACATTGTCTTCTCCAAAAGAGGTTTATATTTCAAGCAATAACTCAGAGTGGTGCGGTCTTTTTTCAGATATTGAAAAAAAGAATTTTTTAAGTTTTAAGCCCCATTTCGGATGGCAAGGCCACATTGAGTATGAAAAATAAAATAGATATAGAAAGCATATATTTAAAACTTCCCATTTTTTTGCAGAATATTCTTGTTTCGATTGAGGGGAAACGTATTCAGCGTCGTCGATATTCTCGCCATTTTTATAATATATTTAATGAAGTTATAGATAGATTTTGTGATTTAGATATGGCATTTCAAGGCGATTACCAAAAAAAACGATTGCGGGATTTTTTACAAAAAGCGCGACTTTCGCCATTTTGGTATAAGCGCTTCCTAGATTACGAAGTGGATCCTGACGCTGAAGATGTCTTTCAAGAATTAAGGAAGTTGCCTGTATTATCTAAGGATGAGGTGAAGGACCATGCGCATGATATAGATATTTCAGCACAATTAGATGTAGATTTTTTTTCTTGTCATACCAGTGGAACCACAGGGAGTGGGCTAGTTTTCCCCGTAAGTAAGGAGGCGGAAAGAGAGCAATGGGCTACGTGGTGGAGGTACAGATTATGGCATGGGATCAAATTTGATACCTTATGTGGCTATTTTGGGGGGCGTTCGCTTGTTTCTCTTAGCCAGCAAAAGCCCCCATATTGGCGTGTCAATCGACCTGGCCGTCAAATCATGTTCAGCGCTTATCATTTGAGTGACAAAACTGCCCCAGACTATATCGCTGCTCTCAATCGATACCGAGTACCCTGGATCCATGGATATCCATCGACAATTGCTTTACTCGCAGGATTGAAGCGGGATCTTGGTTTACCCGATATTCCATCCTTGCAAGTGGCCACTATTGGGGCTGAGAGTTTGCTTTCGCAGCAAAGGGAACTTATTGAAAATGTTTTGAAAGTTCCTGTACGGGAGCATTACGGTCTAGCTGAAGGTGTGGCGAATATATCTGAGTGCCCTAATGGTAGACTGCATGTTGATGAGGATTTTGCCTACGTTGAATTTCTACCCGTCAACCGTGATGGAACTCTTTTTAAGATAGTTGGTACAAATTGGTCTAATCCGGTTTTCCCGCTTTTTCGTTATGACACAGGCGATATTGCTACAATAGAGGATAATGAGTGTTCTTGTGAAAAAGAGGGACGTGTAGTGAAATGTATTGATGGGCGGAAAGAAGACTATGTATCTCTTCCTTCTGGTGCTAAAGTAGGTCGCTTGGATCACATTTTTAAAGATATGATTAATATTAATGCAGCACAAATTTATCAACCGAATGTCGAAGATATTGTTATCCGAGTAGTTCCTGGCAAGAATTTTAATCGAAAACGGGATGAAAAAGATATTCTTTCTGAAACTCGAAAGCGGTTAGGAAATGAGATTTCCATATCATTTGAGTATGTGAGTGAACTGCCTAAAACGAAATCCGGAAAGCTACGGTTTGTAGTTTCTGATGTACAAGAGAATAAGATAGCTGTATGAAACAAATTCTCCAAGACCTGCAAAATGGAAAAACCGAATTGGTTGAGGTCCCCAAACCTAGGACGAAATCTGGGCATTTGTATATCCAAAGCTCTACTTCCCTTATCTCCGCCGGCACCGAGCGGATGCTCATTGACTTCGGCAAGGGCAATTACCTGCAAAAGGCCCGGCAACAGCCGGAGAAAGTGAAAGAGGTTTTAGACAAGGTGCGCACCGACGGGCTGATGCCGACTGTGGAAGCTGTACGGTCCAAGCTGGGAGCGCCTTTGCCGCTGGGGTATTGCAACGTTGGCCGGGTTGAAGACCCGGCCACGAGTTTTAAGGGGCAAGTTTTAAGTTTTAAGAAAAATGATCGTGTGGCGAGTAATGGGCCGCATGCGGAATATGTGTGTGTGCCGAAGAACCTGTGTGCCAAAGTTCCGGACAACGTATCTGATGAAGAGGCCGCCTTTACGGTGATCGGGGCCATTGCCCTGCAGGGCGTGCGTTTGGCTGAGCCCACTCTGGGGGAATATTTTGTGGTCACCGGGTTGGGGCTCGTGGGGCTGATGACGGTCCAGATTCTGTCGGCCAACGGTTGTTCAGTATTGGGAATTGATTTTGACCCGGACAAGTGCCGCTTGGCGGAGCGATTCGGGGCCAAGGCTGTCTGTCTGGGCCAGGGTGAAGATCCGTTGCGGGTTGCGGACGGTTTTTCCAAAGGGCGGGGGGTGGACGGCGTAATTATTTGCGCGGCCACCAAGTCCAATGATCCCATCCGCCAGGCCACGGAGATGTGCCGCAGAAAAGGCCGGATCGTGCTCACCGGAGTGACCGGGCTGGAGCTGTCCCGGGATCTGTTTTTCAAAAAAGAGCTTTCCTTCCAGGTTTCCTGTTCCTATGGCCCGGGGCGATACGATCCGGAGTATGAGGACAAGGGCAAGGATTATCCATTCGAATTCGTGCGCTGGACTGAGCAGCGCAATTTCGAGGCCGTGCTGGATTTGATGGCCGCCGGAAAGCTGGATGTAAAGCCGCTAATAAGTCATAGATTCGTTTTTGAAAATGCTGAAGATGCGTACAGGATGATTGCGGATAATTCTGAGCCGTATGTGGGAATTATTCTGGATTATCAGAGCTCGGAGGGCGGAGGGCGGAAGACAGAGGGCGGAGGGTGGACAGTTCAGTTGCGTTCTTCGCAGACGTCTGATCTCCGGTCTCCGACCTCCGCTGTTGTTGGCATGATCGGGGCTGGCGGATACACCGGGCAGGTGCTCCTTCCGGCAATGGGCAAGGGCAGCGATGTCCGGTTTAAAACCATCGCTTCGGGCACCGGGGTTTCCGGTACCCATCTGGGCAAAAAGTTCGGATTCGAGCAATCGACCACGGACACGGAAGCGCTGCTCAGCGACCCGGAAATCAACACCGTTTTTGTGACCACTAGGCACAATACCCATTACCGCTTCGTCATGCAGGCGCTGGAGGCGGGGAAGCATGTGTTTGTGGAAAAACCGCTGTGTATGAATAGAGAGGAACTGGATGATATTTCCAATGCCTATGCTGATCGAGGGTCTTTGACGTCGAACCACCGGCCACCGATCCTAATGCTCGGCTTCAATAGGCGCTTTGCGCCCCTGATTCAGCAGATGCAGCAGGCACTGGGTGCCATGTCCGGGCCGAAGTCTATGATCATGACCGTGAACGCCGGGGAGATCCCCCTGGAGCACTGGACGCAGGATCCGCAGGTCGGCGGGGGACGTATCATCGGCGAAGCCTGCCATTTCATTGATCTTTTGCGCTATTTGGCCGGGGCGCATATCACGGGCTATGACAAGACCGTGATGCAAAGCGCTGGCGGGGACACCCTGACCATCACGCTGCGCTTCGCGGATGGCTCCATCGGCGCAGTGCACTATTTCGCCAACGGGTCCAAGATGTTTCCCAAGGAGCGGCTGGAAGTCTTCTGTGAGGGCAAGATCCTGCAGATGAACAATTTCCGCACATTGAAGGGCTATGGCTTTCCTCGCAAGGGTAGGGGGGGCAATAAACGGCTCTGGCGGCAGGACAAGGGCCAGCAAGCAGAAATGCAGGCGTTTTTCGCGGCGATCCGCGAGGGCCAAGCAAGCCCGATCCCCTTTGAAGAGATCACTGAGGTCATGCGGGTGACGCTGGCTCTGGCCTAATGGGGCGGGGATTTTTGTTGACAGGATTTGTAGATTAGTTAACCTGAGAGTTAATAGATGCCGTGTCAAGATATCCTTCGGGGCCACGTTGAGCCGGAAGCAAGGAAGGTGAGCATTTATTTTTGGTCGCCGGATGAGGCGCACGGCTTTTCGAAGTGGCTGGCCACAAGCCGACTGGACATCAAGGTGAAGAAAAAACTGCTCGCGCAATTGGCCATATTTTCTACAAACGGCTTGCCACGGACAAACAAAGAGAAATTCAGGCATGTTGCGGGCAAGATTTGCGAATTGAAGCCGACCAGCCAAGTGCGCTTGCTGGGGTTTGAGGTCCATCCTGATTTTATCATTGTTTGTATGGGTGTGAAAAAGAAACAAAAGCTTGCTCCGGAGCTTATTGCCAAGGCGCAACAACGCAGGGAGCTGTATTATGCAGACGGACAATGAATACAGCGGTGTGATCGACGGCATTTTTTCGCAGATCTCTGAGCAGGAAATGCAGTATGAAGAATTGCTGCATACTGTTTCGGAAGAAATCAATAGGATTATGTGCAAAGAAGGCCTGACGAAAGCGGAGCTGGCTGACAAGATGGGCGTTTCCAGGCCGTATATAACAAAATTGCTTCGCGGGACGAACGTGAGCTTGCAGACCCTGGCCAAGGTTGCATCTGCTTTGGGATACAAAACGTGTATTTCCATGATCCCCAAGCATTGGGAAGCGCGGGTTTTTGCTGTATCCCCTGTGAATAAGCAGCGGCAAGGAGACCGCCGGGCGCGTTTTGCGGATGGCTTCAGGGAAAAGGAAGGATATGCGTATGCCGGTGTTGCAACTCGTTGAATATGTCTTTCCAGAAATTGAGTGCCGCGAGAATCCTGATTGTCCTCGCAATCCCGATGCAGTGTGTCCACCGGAAGTCCAGGTGAATCCTCGCATGGCGGTCAAGGAAGATGATGATGCTATCTATCGCCTTGCGCTGGAGATTCGCTTTGGAAGCGAAGGAGAGCACTGTTCGTATATTGGTCGCGTCAAGGTTGTCGGCATTTTTTCAGTGGCTTCTGAGGTGGAGGAAAAAGAAAAACAGGTCTATATTAACGGTGCATCGATCCTTTATTCTGCGGCCCGTGAATTTGTGCTTTCCATCACCTCCCGGGGGCCAAGTTTTCCGTTGATGCTGCCAACGGTTCGTTTCAATACCTGCGAACACGAAGAAGACTTTGCCTCGCAAGACCAGGCCAGGCCTGATTGATATGGGGCGACGTTTTCCTGCCATGGATATTCAAACATATTTCCACACCCTTCGGCATCTCAAAGCCGGCCAAATCTATGCCCGTTTGATCCGTAAGCTCCGCCGTCCCCAAATCGATTCCCGTCCGGCGCCGGACATTCGTACCGGGGGGCGGCAAGATTGGGTGCAGCCGGTCAAGCGGCCCCAGTCCATGCTGGGGCCGGCGACCTTTTGCTTTTTGAACCAGACCCACACCTTGCACTGGCCGCAGGGTTGGAACGATGCGGTCGCGGACAAATTGTGGCTCTACAACCTGCACTATTTTGATGACCTCCATGCCCAGGGCGCAGAAGAGCGCACCGCATGGCACCACCGGCTGCTTTTGCGCTGGGTGGACGAGAACCCGCCTGGCAAGGGCAACGGCTGGGAGCCGTATCCCACCTCGCTTCGAGTTGTGAACTGGGTCAAGTGGGCCTTGGCCGGGAATACGTTGCCGGAAGCCGCGGTGCACAGCCTGGCGGTGCAGGTCCGCTGGTTGGGCAAGCATCTGGAATACCATCTTCTGGGCAACCACTTGTTTGCCAACGCCAAGGCCCTGGTTTTTGCCGGGGCTTTTTTTGAGGGCCAGGAAGCCCGCCAATGGATGGACAAGGGCCTGGCCATTTTGGCCCGGGAAATCCCGGAGCAGATTCTGCCAGACGGGGGGCATTTTGAGCGCTCGCCCATGTACCACGCCATCGCTGTGGAAGATATGGCGGATCTGGTCAATATCTGCCGGGCCTATCCGCACAGCCTGCCGCAGCAGGGCCACGAGCTTGTCCGCTCTTGGCCGGATACCGTGCAGCGGATGCTGGAGTGGTTGCAGGCCATGTGCCATCCGGACGGCAATATCGTGCTGTTGAACGATGCCGCCTTGAATATTGCCCCTGGGCCAAAGCAGCTGGCCCAATACTGCCAGCGGCTGGGGATTAGGCCGGCCAGCCGGGAGAGCGGGGAGCGGTTGCGGGTGACGCAGTTGCCGGACACCGGCTATATCCGGGTTGACGCCGGGGAGGCGGTTGCCTTTTTAGACACCGCCCCCATTGGGCCGGATTATCTGCCGGGGCATGCGCATGCGGACACATTGACGTTTGCCCTGTCTGTGTGGGGGCAGCGGCTGATCGTGGACTCCGGGGCGTCATGCTACGGGCTGGGTCCGGAGCGGTTGCGGCAGCGCTCGACCGCCGCGCACAACACCGTGGTCGTGGACGGGAAGGATTCCTCCGAGGTCTGGTCGGGCTTTCGGGTCGCTCGGCGGGCGTACCCCAAGGGATTGACCGTGCGGCAAGACCACGAGGTGGTCACGGTGCAGTGCAGCCATGACGGGTATACGCGGCTGCCGGGGAGCCCTGTGCATACCAGGCGCTGGGAGTTTACTCCGGGCAAGCTGGGCATGCAGGACAGTATTTCCGATGCACAATCCGGGGCGCAGGCCCGCTTGCATCTGCATCCTGCTTGGCACTGCCGACGTGTGGACGGGCATACGGCTGACCTGCATCTGGCCCCGGGAAAACGGGTGCGGGTGGCCATTCGGGGCGGGCAGATGACAATGGAAGAGAGCACATGGCATCCAGAATTTGGCGCGTCGTTGCCGAACATCTGTCTTGTGCTGGATTTTTACGGGCAATTGTATACGGAGATTGGCTGGGACGTATGAATATTGTGTTTTTGACCGATAATTTTCCTCCGGAAGTCAACGCACCGGCGACCCGGGGCTATGAGCACTGCCAGGAATGGATCCGGCAAGGGGCGCGGGTGACGGTTATTACCTGTGCGCCCAATTTCCCCTCTGGGCGGGTGTATCCCGGGTATCGCAACCGGCTGTACCGCAAAGAGGACATGGACGGGATCACCGTGGTCCGGGTCTGGTCGTACATGGCGCCCAACGCCGGGTTTGCCAGACGGGTGCTCGATTATGCCAGTTTCGCCTTCACCGGATTCCTGGCTGGGATTTTCCACAAGGCCGATATTGTCCTGACCACCTCGCCGCAGTTTTTTACCAATTTTGCCGGTCTGGGGTTGAGCGTTTTGAAACGGCGGCCGTGGGTGTTTGAATTGCGCGATCTGTGGCCGGAGTCCATCCGCACAGTGGGGGCCATGCGGGAGAGCAAGGTTTTGGACTGGCTTGAAGCGATGGAGCTGTTTTTCTACCGCAAGGCCAGTCGGGTGGTTGCGGTCACCCCGGCTTTTAAGCGCAACCTCGTCTCCCGGGGGATTGCGGCGGAGAAAATCGAGGTGGTGCCCAACGGGGCCAATATGCAGCGCTTCACCCCGTTGCCCAAGGACCAAGCGTTGGAGGCGGAGTTGGGGGTGAGCGGGAAGTTCGTGATTGCCTATATCGGCACGCACGGGCTGGCCCACAGCTTGGAGTTTATTGTCCGCAGTGTAGCCCAGTTGCCAGATACGGACGTCCACTTTCTGTTTGTCGGCGACGGGGCGGAAAAAGAGCGGGTCGTGCAGGTGGCGCGGGAACTGGGGGTTAAAAATGCCACCTTCGTTCCCCCGGTGCCCAAAGATCAGGTCGGGCGGTATATCAGTGTTTCCGATGCCGCGCTAGTGCCGCTTATCAAGGCCGAAACCTTTACCACGGTTATTCCCTCCAAGATTTTTGAATCCGCGGCCATGCGCAAGCCAATTATCCTCGGCGTGGAAGGCCAGGCCCAGGAAATTGTCGAGGAACATGGGGCCGGGGTGTGTTTCGAGCCGGAGAATGAAGCCGATTTTCTACGGCAGGTCAGGCGGCTCAAAGATGACCCTGATTTGTATGCCCAATTGCAAAATGGATGCGCGCGTTTGGCCCGGGAATACGACCGGCAGAAACTGGCCGGGGAGATGTTGCAGGTGTTGCAGAAGGCTATAGGGTGAAGGGGGAGGAAGAGGGAGAGATGAGAGATAGAGAGATGGGGAGGAGGAAGAGAGAGGGAGAGAGGAGAGATGGAGGGATGGGGAGGGGGAAGAGGAAGAGAGAGGAGAGATGGAGGGAGAGGGAAAGAGGGAGAGAGGAGAGATAGAGAGATGGAAAGTGGGGGGGAGTGATGGGGAAGATACGGACACACTAAGATTTGCGTGTGTATCAGAAGTCTTTTGAGTTGGGTATGGAGGTCTTTACGTATTCGAAGCAGTTCCCTAAAGAAGAAAGATATTCTTTGACAGATCAGATACGACGCAGTTCACGATCAGTGTCCGCTAATATAGCAGAAGCATTTCGATCCCGGCGATACCCAAAGGCCTTTGTTGCGAAACTGGGGCAAGCTGAATGCGAGGCGGCAGAAACTCAGGTCTGGCTTGATTACGCTTTCGCATGCAAATATATGGATGAACAGATTCACAAAACAATGTATCAAGCCTATGATCAAGTCTTAGGCATGCTGATCAGTATGATCATGAATCCTGGTGATTGGTCGTTTTCAAATGAACAGTTAAAGAGCGAAGGGTGGCCATGAAAATTATGTCTGTGGTTGGTGCTCGGCCCAACTTTATGAAGATCGCTCCATTTATTCGGGCTATTGAGGACTATAACAATGCCTTCAGGGAGGATTCCCAGCCTGTCCCTCCTTCCCGCCCCCCCTCTGGCTCCCTCCATCACTCTGCCACCTCGCCTCTCCAGCATATCCTCGTGCACACCGGGCAGCACTATGACGACAAAATGTCCTTGGCCTTTTTTGAAGCCCTGGATATCCCCCAAGCGGACATCAATTTGGAAATCGGCTCCGGCTCCCATGCTGAACAGGTGGGGCAGACCATGATAGCCTTTGAAAAGGTGCTTCGGGAACATAGGCCGGACTGGGTCGTGGTGGTCGGGGACGTGAACGCCACCTGCGCGTGCTCAATCACGGCCAAAAAGGAACATGTCAAATTGGCGCATATCGAGGCGGGGCTCAGATCCCGGGACATGACCATGCCGGAAGAGGTGAACCGGCTGGTGACGGACCGCTTGTCCGATCTGTTGTTGACACCGGATCAGCTCTCAAGCGCCAATCTGCGCGCCGAAGGCGCGGCTGCAACCGCGATCCACTTTGTTGGCAATATTATGATCGATACCCTGGAGCACCAGCGGGCCAAGGCCGAACGCCTGGAAATCGCCACTATTGTCCAGGAGAACGCTATTGCCGGGCAAAAGCGTCCGGAGGCGTCGCCGCTGCGTCAAGACGCGTTCGCATTGATGACCATGCACCGACCTTCGAATGTGGATGACGCAGGGACACTCACCGCTATTCTGGATTTTCTGCTGGAGGAAGTGGCTGCGGAAATGCCGCTTGTCTGGCCGATCCATCCGCGGACGCAACAGCGATTGCAAGACTGCGGGCTGTGGGAAAAGGTGTTGGATTGTCCAGGGGTGCTTCTTTTGCACCCGCTTGGCTACCATGAACTGTTGCGTTTGAATATGGCTGCCCGGGTGGTGCTCACCGATAGCGGGGGGCTACAAGAAGAATGCTGTGTTCTGGGGACGCCCTGTTTGACTTTGCGGTGGAATACTGAGCGGCCGGTGACCTTGCAAGAACATGGGGGCGCCAGCATATTGGTGGGCAATGATGTACACAAAATCCGGGACGCCTACCGAGAAATGCTGGTAGCCGAGCGGGCTCCGGCCCGACCGGAACTCTGGGACGGTCGCACCGCGCAGCGTATTGTCCAGGCATTGGTGGCGTTCGAAGGATAGAGCGCTATTTGGCTGTGGGGCAGCAGTGGATTTCCCACTTCAGGGCAGGTGTTTTAGCAGCCAAGTTGCGTGCTTTCCTGGCTTTGCCGGCAGACGAGCGGGAGCAGATGGGCCACCGGGGCCGGGAGAAGATGGTCCGGGAGTTTGACGAGCGCATCGTGCTGGACATGTACTTG
The sequence above is drawn from the Desulfohalobium retbaense DSM 5692 genome and encodes:
- a CDS encoding DUF362 domain-containing protein; translation: MNVDIQYKSLSLDKNNIDVRPGDWVVIKPNLVKECKESDESEWESVITSPALIDRVCEIVCEKLNGKGKISICDAPQTDSSFFKISERAGLYAIAKKYMARYQISIEVFDLRNEEWTNKKGIISERKKLSGDPQGSIAFNVGRASFFYGYRGEGKYYGADYDSAIVNKHHCGEKQEYLICATPVLCDVLINMPKLKTHKKTGVTLSLKNLVGINADKNWLPHHTEGDPSSGGDQFPELSFKKRLEQVAVRNVRRMALAIPLLGPKMAQYLRKAGTKTFGSGDEVIRSGNWYGNDTTWRMVLDLNRCLLYGNPDGTLRTSNPKRYYTVIDGIVGMEGNGPMQGEPVASDLVISGADPVATDMVAAKLMGFDWRKIPVIREAFKVQNYPITLSSPKEVYISSNNSEWCGLFSDIEKKNFLSFKPHFGWQGHIEYEK
- a CDS encoding phenylacetate--CoA ligase family protein is translated as MKNKIDIESIYLKLPIFLQNILVSIEGKRIQRRRYSRHFYNIFNEVIDRFCDLDMAFQGDYQKKRLRDFLQKARLSPFWYKRFLDYEVDPDAEDVFQELRKLPVLSKDEVKDHAHDIDISAQLDVDFFSCHTSGTTGSGLVFPVSKEAEREQWATWWRYRLWHGIKFDTLCGYFGGRSLVSLSQQKPPYWRVNRPGRQIMFSAYHLSDKTAPDYIAALNRYRVPWIHGYPSTIALLAGLKRDLGLPDIPSLQVATIGAESLLSQQRELIENVLKVPVREHYGLAEGVANISECPNGRLHVDEDFAYVEFLPVNRDGTLFKIVGTNWSNPVFPLFRYDTGDIATIEDNECSCEKEGRVVKCIDGRKEDYVSLPSGAKVGRLDHIFKDMININAAQIYQPNVEDIVIRVVPGKNFNRKRDEKDILSETRKRLGNEISISFEYVSELPKTKSGKLRFVVSDVQENKIAV
- a CDS encoding bi-domain-containing oxidoreductase encodes the protein MKQILQDLQNGKTELVEVPKPRTKSGHLYIQSSTSLISAGTERMLIDFGKGNYLQKARQQPEKVKEVLDKVRTDGLMPTVEAVRSKLGAPLPLGYCNVGRVEDPATSFKGQVLSFKKNDRVASNGPHAEYVCVPKNLCAKVPDNVSDEEAAFTVIGAIALQGVRLAEPTLGEYFVVTGLGLVGLMTVQILSANGCSVLGIDFDPDKCRLAERFGAKAVCLGQGEDPLRVADGFSKGRGVDGVIICAATKSNDPIRQATEMCRRKGRIVLTGVTGLELSRDLFFKKELSFQVSCSYGPGRYDPEYEDKGKDYPFEFVRWTEQRNFEAVLDLMAAGKLDVKPLISHRFVFENAEDAYRMIADNSEPYVGIILDYQSSEGGGRKTEGGGWTVQLRSSQTSDLRSPTSAVVGMIGAGGYTGQVLLPAMGKGSDVRFKTIASGTGVSGTHLGKKFGFEQSTTDTEALLSDPEINTVFVTTRHNTHYRFVMQALEAGKHVFVEKPLCMNREELDDISNAYADRGSLTSNHRPPILMLGFNRRFAPLIQQMQQALGAMSGPKSMIMTVNAGEIPLEHWTQDPQVGGGRIIGEACHFIDLLRYLAGAHITGYDKTVMQSAGGDTLTITLRFADGSIGAVHYFANGSKMFPKERLEVFCEGKILQMNNFRTLKGYGFPRKGRGGNKRLWRQDKGQQAEMQAFFAAIREGQASPIPFEEITEVMRVTLALA
- a CDS encoding type II toxin-antitoxin system RelE/ParE family toxin, with the translated sequence MSIYFWSPDEAHGFSKWLATSRLDIKVKKKLLAQLAIFSTNGLPRTNKEKFRHVAGKICELKPTSQVRLLGFEVHPDFIIVCMGVKKKQKLAPELIAKAQQRRELYYADGQ
- a CDS encoding helix-turn-helix domain-containing protein — encoded protein: MQTDNEYSGVIDGIFSQISEQEMQYEELLHTVSEEINRIMCKEGLTKAELADKMGVSRPYITKLLRGTNVSLQTLAKVASALGYKTCISMIPKHWEARVFAVSPVNKQRQGDRRARFADGFREKEGYAYAGVATR
- a CDS encoding protein-export chaperone SecB codes for the protein MPVLQLVEYVFPEIECRENPDCPRNPDAVCPPEVQVNPRMAVKEDDDAIYRLALEIRFGSEGEHCSYIGRVKVVGIFSVASEVEEKEKQVYINGASILYSAAREFVLSITSRGPSFPLMLPTVRFNTCEHEEDFASQDQARPD
- a CDS encoding heparinase II/III family protein produces the protein MDIQTYFHTLRHLKAGQIYARLIRKLRRPQIDSRPAPDIRTGGRQDWVQPVKRPQSMLGPATFCFLNQTHTLHWPQGWNDAVADKLWLYNLHYFDDLHAQGAEERTAWHHRLLLRWVDENPPGKGNGWEPYPTSLRVVNWVKWALAGNTLPEAAVHSLAVQVRWLGKHLEYHLLGNHLFANAKALVFAGAFFEGQEARQWMDKGLAILAREIPEQILPDGGHFERSPMYHAIAVEDMADLVNICRAYPHSLPQQGHELVRSWPDTVQRMLEWLQAMCHPDGNIVLLNDAALNIAPGPKQLAQYCQRLGIRPASRESGERLRVTQLPDTGYIRVDAGEAVAFLDTAPIGPDYLPGHAHADTLTFALSVWGQRLIVDSGASCYGLGPERLRQRSTAAHNTVVVDGKDSSEVWSGFRVARRAYPKGLTVRQDHEVVTVQCSHDGYTRLPGSPVHTRRWEFTPGKLGMQDSISDAQSGAQARLHLHPAWHCRRVDGHTADLHLAPGKRVRVAIRGGQMTMEESTWHPEFGASLPNICLVLDFYGQLYTEIGWDV
- a CDS encoding glycosyltransferase family 4 protein, encoding MNIVFLTDNFPPEVNAPATRGYEHCQEWIRQGARVTVITCAPNFPSGRVYPGYRNRLYRKEDMDGITVVRVWSYMAPNAGFARRVLDYASFAFTGFLAGIFHKADIVLTTSPQFFTNFAGLGLSVLKRRPWVFELRDLWPESIRTVGAMRESKVLDWLEAMELFFYRKASRVVAVTPAFKRNLVSRGIAAEKIEVVPNGANMQRFTPLPKDQALEAELGVSGKFVIAYIGTHGLAHSLEFIVRSVAQLPDTDVHFLFVGDGAEKERVVQVARELGVKNATFVPPVPKDQVGRYISVSDAALVPLIKAETFTTVIPSKIFESAAMRKPIILGVEGQAQEIVEEHGAGVCFEPENEADFLRQVRRLKDDPDLYAQLQNGCARLAREYDRQKLAGEMLQVLQKAIG
- a CDS encoding four helix bundle protein, which produces MYQKSFELGMEVFTYSKQFPKEERYSLTDQIRRSSRSVSANIAEAFRSRRYPKAFVAKLGQAECEAAETQVWLDYAFACKYMDEQIHKTMYQAYDQVLGMLISMIMNPGDWSFSNEQLKSEGWP
- the wecB gene encoding non-hydrolyzing UDP-N-acetylglucosamine 2-epimerase; protein product: MKIMSVVGARPNFMKIAPFIRAIEDYNNAFREDSQPVPPSRPPSGSLHHSATSPLQHILVHTGQHYDDKMSLAFFEALDIPQADINLEIGSGSHAEQVGQTMIAFEKVLREHRPDWVVVVGDVNATCACSITAKKEHVKLAHIEAGLRSRDMTMPEEVNRLVTDRLSDLLLTPDQLSSANLRAEGAAATAIHFVGNIMIDTLEHQRAKAERLEIATIVQENAIAGQKRPEASPLRQDAFALMTMHRPSNVDDAGTLTAILDFLLEEVAAEMPLVWPIHPRTQQRLQDCGLWEKVLDCPGVLLLHPLGYHELLRLNMAARVVLTDSGGLQEECCVLGTPCLTLRWNTERPVTLQEHGGASILVGNDVHKIRDAYREMLVAERAPARPELWDGRTAQRIVQALVAFEG